Proteins encoded by one window of Salmonirosea aquatica:
- the lhgO gene encoding L-2-hydroxyglutarate oxidase: protein MYDIIIIGGGIVGLATALQLKEQRPQLKVLVLEKEKRVAEHQTGHNSGVIHSGLYYKPGSLKATNCIRGYRMLLDFCDREGIHYDLCGKIVVATRPEEVPILNGLHERGLQNGLVENRKITLEEMREIEPHVRGLEGIWVPYTGIIDYKAVSEKYAKRIRELGGEIRLGEKVVQVHATDGRSQISTEKGGEYKAKLIINCAGLYSDKVAQLTQEDSMKVRIIPFRGEYYKLKAEKEHLVKNLIYPVPDPNFPFLGVHFTRMIEGGVEAGPNAVLAFRREGYGKLDIDFKEFIETLAWPGFRKVAAKYWQTGLGEMYRSFSKAAFTKALQELIPEIQAEDLEPGGAGVRAQACDYDGGLLDDFAILESTTAINVINAPSPAATSSLSIGQTVSERALARL from the coding sequence ATGTACGATATCATCATCATCGGCGGCGGCATCGTCGGACTTGCCACTGCCCTGCAATTGAAAGAGCAACGGCCCCAGCTGAAAGTGCTCGTACTGGAAAAAGAGAAACGGGTGGCCGAGCATCAGACCGGCCACAATAGCGGCGTCATTCATTCGGGGCTTTACTACAAGCCGGGCAGCCTGAAGGCCACCAACTGCATTCGGGGCTACCGGATGTTGCTGGATTTTTGCGACCGTGAGGGCATTCATTATGACTTGTGCGGGAAAATTGTCGTGGCTACGCGTCCCGAGGAGGTACCTATTCTTAATGGCCTGCATGAGCGCGGCCTGCAGAATGGTCTGGTGGAAAACCGCAAAATTACCTTGGAGGAAATGCGGGAAATCGAGCCCCACGTGCGGGGCCTGGAAGGAATATGGGTACCCTACACCGGCATCATCGACTACAAGGCTGTATCGGAAAAATATGCGAAGCGAATCAGGGAATTGGGCGGTGAAATCCGGTTGGGCGAGAAGGTTGTCCAGGTACATGCTACCGATGGACGTTCGCAGATCAGCACCGAAAAGGGTGGAGAATATAAGGCAAAACTTATTATCAACTGTGCCGGCCTATACTCCGACAAAGTAGCTCAACTCACGCAGGAAGACTCCATGAAGGTACGTATCATTCCTTTCCGGGGTGAATACTACAAGCTGAAAGCGGAGAAAGAGCATCTGGTCAAAAACCTCATTTATCCCGTTCCCGACCCCAACTTTCCCTTTCTGGGCGTTCATTTTACGCGCATGATCGAAGGCGGCGTGGAGGCGGGCCCTAATGCTGTGCTGGCCTTCCGGCGCGAAGGATACGGCAAGCTAGATATTGATTTTAAAGAATTCATCGAAACGCTGGCCTGGCCCGGCTTTCGGAAAGTCGCGGCCAAATACTGGCAAACGGGGCTAGGTGAAATGTACCGCTCGTTTTCCAAAGCCGCTTTTACTAAAGCATTACAGGAGCTCATTCCCGAGATCCAGGCTGAGGACCTTGAACCTGGCGGCGCGGGCGTCCGAGCCCAAGCCTGCGACTACGACGGCGGACTGCTCGACGATTTCGCCATTCTGGAAAGTACCACAGCCATCAACGTAATCAACGCCCCGTCGCCAGCGGCTACCTCGTCGCTTTCCATTGGGCAGACGGTATCAGAACGGGCATTGGCGCGGTTGTGA
- a CDS encoding M61 family metallopeptidase, whose product MKYFIGLICLFAPAYAQTHHDYQIAFPNAVHHEAEVSATFKGLEDKVLELRMSRTSPGRYAIHEFAKNVYNVKATDENGQVLSVTRPNPYQWNVSGHHGTVKLSYTLFANRGDGTYSQVDETHAHLNIPATFMYPPQYPNRPIRVHVKVRDDLNWKVATQLKDLGNNTYLAPDLDYFMDSPTEISNFQIREFIETSNGKPYTIRFALHHTGTEAELDTYMESVKKIVRQEKAVYGELPDYDFGQYTFLACYLGHVSGDGMEHRNSTVLTSTRSLEAGGLKGNAGTISHEFFHCWNVERIRPKSLQPFDYTEANMSGELWFAEGFTQYYTSLILCRAGLITPQEYVEGLAGSLNYVWNSPAHKYFTPIEMSYQAPFVDAATSLDPVNRENTFISYYTYGSVLGLALDLSLRKLDKGLSLDGFMQAVWLAYGRGEVPYTVRDLELALSSYAGENFAQDFFGSYIFKSQMPDYQKLLADFGVNLNKANPKTASLGAYLVIRDGAALVASNPIEGGAAYLAGLAQGDRILSLGYKPVGNDTDTQKLLAEFKVGETVEVIFERFGKKQKSAVTFQSDPSYSTTLKTEVPAKAQKMQQEWLGGK is encoded by the coding sequence ATGAAGTATTTTATAGGGCTGATTTGTCTGTTTGCTCCCGCCTACGCCCAAACTCACCACGACTACCAGATCGCCTTCCCAAATGCCGTTCACCACGAGGCAGAGGTGTCAGCCACCTTCAAAGGACTGGAAGATAAGGTACTCGAACTACGCATGAGCCGTACCTCGCCGGGCCGATACGCCATCCATGAGTTTGCCAAGAATGTTTATAACGTCAAGGCCACCGATGAAAACGGCCAAGTACTGTCCGTAACCCGGCCCAACCCCTATCAGTGGAATGTGAGCGGCCACCACGGTACCGTCAAGCTTTCCTATACGCTCTTTGCCAATCGGGGCGATGGTACCTACTCACAAGTAGACGAAACTCACGCGCACCTCAACATCCCGGCTACGTTCATGTACCCTCCGCAATATCCAAATCGGCCTATTAGGGTTCATGTCAAAGTTCGCGACGACCTGAACTGGAAGGTAGCGACGCAACTCAAAGACTTAGGCAACAATACCTACCTGGCGCCTGATTTAGATTATTTCATGGATAGTCCTACTGAAATCAGCAACTTTCAAATTCGGGAATTTATAGAAACCTCCAATGGCAAACCCTATACGATCCGCTTTGCACTGCACCACACAGGAACCGAAGCAGAATTGGATACCTACATGGAAAGTGTAAAGAAGATCGTTAGGCAGGAAAAAGCCGTGTACGGCGAGTTGCCCGATTACGACTTTGGCCAATATACCTTCCTGGCCTGCTACCTGGGCCATGTGTCAGGCGATGGCATGGAACACCGTAATTCCACAGTGCTCACCAGCACCCGGAGCTTGGAGGCAGGAGGTCTGAAGGGCAATGCCGGCACGATTTCCCACGAATTTTTCCACTGCTGGAATGTCGAGCGTATCCGCCCCAAATCCCTGCAGCCCTTTGACTACACTGAAGCCAATATGTCGGGGGAGCTGTGGTTTGCCGAAGGTTTCACACAATATTATACCAGTCTGATCCTTTGCCGGGCGGGTTTGATTACTCCTCAGGAATACGTGGAAGGACTGGCGGGTAGCCTCAATTACGTCTGGAATTCGCCCGCTCATAAGTATTTTACACCCATCGAGATGAGCTACCAGGCACCCTTCGTAGATGCAGCCACCTCGCTCGATCCCGTCAATCGGGAAAATACCTTTATCTCGTACTATACCTACGGCAGTGTACTGGGCCTGGCGCTAGACCTATCCTTACGAAAGTTGGATAAAGGCCTTTCGCTGGATGGTTTCATGCAGGCAGTATGGCTCGCCTATGGTAGGGGCGAGGTACCTTACACAGTCCGGGATCTTGAATTGGCCCTCAGCAGCTATGCCGGGGAAAACTTCGCCCAAGACTTTTTTGGCTCTTATATTTTTAAATCACAGATGCCGGACTACCAGAAATTACTGGCAGACTTCGGGGTAAATCTCAATAAAGCTAATCCCAAAACGGCCAGTTTGGGAGCTTATCTGGTTATCCGCGATGGAGCCGCCCTGGTAGCCTCCAATCCGATCGAAGGTGGCGCCGCCTATCTGGCAGGCCTGGCGCAGGGCGATCGGATCTTATCGCTTGGCTATAAGCCCGTTGGCAATGATACAGACACCCAAAAATTATTGGCCGAGTTTAAGGTAGGCGAAACCGTTGAGGTTATTTTCGAGCGATTTGGAAAAAAGCAGAAATCAGCCGTCACTTTTCAGAGTGACCCATCGTATTCTACTACGCTGAAAACGGAGGTACCGGCCAAAGCTCAGAAAATGCAACAGGAATGGCTGGGAGGCAAATAA
- the rplM gene encoding 50S ribosomal protein L13: MDTLSYKTISANKNTVKKEWIVVDAKDVVLGRLASEVAKIIRGKHKPDFTPHVDCGDNVIVINADKIKLTGKKMTDKVYVRHTGYPGGQRFQTPRELLAKHPERIVEKAVRGMLPKSRLGRRLFTNLFVYAGAEHKHEAQQPKQVKFNL, encoded by the coding sequence GTGGATACGTTAAGCTACAAAACCATCTCGGCGAACAAAAACACAGTCAAAAAGGAGTGGATCGTGGTGGATGCCAAGGATGTGGTACTGGGCCGTTTGGCCAGTGAAGTAGCCAAAATCATCCGGGGTAAGCACAAACCCGACTTCACCCCGCACGTTGATTGTGGTGATAACGTGATCGTTATCAACGCCGATAAAATCAAACTGACCGGAAAGAAAATGACCGACAAGGTCTATGTTCGGCATACAGGCTATCCAGGCGGACAGCGTTTTCAAACGCCACGCGAATTGTTGGCCAAGCACCCCGAGCGCATCGTCGAGAAGGCCGTCCGGGGCATGCTGCCCAAGAGCCGTTTGGGTCGTCGCTTGTTCACCAATTTGTTTGTGTACGCTGGCGCTGAACACAAGCATGAAGCTCAGCAGCCCAAGCAAGTCAAATTTAATTTGTAA
- the rpsI gene encoding 30S ribosomal protein S9: MEVINTIGRRKTAVARIYMTPGNGEIKVNGRDYKEYFPFEVHQIILQQPFTTLNATGTYNLKVNVRGGGVTGQAEATRMAIARALVENSAENRPALKKEGFLTRDPRMVERKKYGRRKARRKFQFSKR, translated from the coding sequence ATGGAAGTTATCAACACAATCGGTAGAAGAAAAACCGCCGTGGCGCGGATTTACATGACGCCCGGAAATGGAGAAATTAAGGTCAATGGCCGCGACTACAAAGAATATTTCCCCTTTGAAGTTCACCAGATCATTCTCCAGCAACCTTTCACGACGCTTAACGCGACGGGAACCTACAACCTCAAAGTGAACGTACGCGGTGGCGGCGTGACCGGACAGGCCGAAGCGACCCGCATGGCGATTGCCCGGGCATTGGTTGAGAATAGCGCAGAAAACCGTCCCGCTTTGAAGAAAGAAGGATTCCTTACCCGCGATCCTCGTATGGTCGAGCGTAAGAAATACGGACGTCGGAAAGCTCGCCGGAAGTTCCAGTTCTCGAAGCGTTAA